The Rouxiella sp. WC2420 region AGAGCGGCTATCAAGGCAAACAGCAAGGTTGAACGCAGGGTTAGTGAAAAAGTCGGTTTACTCATAATCACGTACTTCGCAGACATAGCCGATACCGCGAACGGTATGGATCAATTTCACATCATAAGGACGGTCAATTTTACCGCGCAGGCGTTTCACCGCCACATCAACCACGTTGGTGTCGCTATCAAAGTTCATATCCCAAACCTGTGAAGCAATCATGGTGCGCGACAGCACTTCGCCCTCGCGGCGCATTAATAAATGAAGCAGCATAAATTCTTTGTTTGTTAATGGGATAACCGTTTCCTGACGCGTCACTTTACGCCTCAGGACATCAAGATGCAGGTCAGCCAGCGAATAAGTGTCGGACTCACGCACCGTACCGCGTCGCAGCAGGGTACGCACGCGAAGCATCAGCTCGGTGAATGAAAAAGGCTTCACCAGATAATCGTCAGCGCCCAGCTCAAGGCCGCGGATCCTATCCTGCACTTCATCGCGAGCAGTGAGAAACAGCACCGGTACTGCGCTTTTCTTGCGCAACACTTCCATCACCTGCCAGCCGTTTAGCCCAGGCAGCATCACGTCGAGGATAATCGCGTCATAGCCCTCTTCCAGCGCCATAAACAATCCGTCGGCACCGTTTCGCGCCAAATCTACGCGATAACCCGCCTCACTCAGCCCCTTTTTCAGGTAATCGCCAGTGCTGACGTCGTCTTCGATAACCAGTATCCGCATTAGTGCCTCTGTTCACTGCTATTCTTAATAAAGTCTATCAGTTCTGTCAGAAACCTTTGATGACAATATTGTCATCAACTTGTCATCAGCAGGTCCCTGTTTGTCGTTCACTCTTACTATTATTAGTAAACAGAGTTAAACCAAGTAGCTGTTTTTCTTGGGTGATGCATTACCTGCTCTTTCCTCGATGGAACGAGCTTTGACTTCCTGTCAGTTTCTCATACGAAAATTTGGAGAGTAATATGATTAAGTCCTCACGCCTTGCCGGTCTGCTTTTATCTTCGCTGCTGATGACCAGCGGTGCTTTCGCAGCAGATGCCAGCAACGTTATCAAACCTACTCGTGGCACTATCGACTCAGTGACGCCAACGTCTCTGGTTCTGACCACCCGCTCTGGCGACAAGCTGGACGTTAAATTGACTGACCAGACTAAAATCACTCAGGTTACCGAAGGCAAACTCACTGATATCAAGGCAGACAGCTTTATCGGTACTGCGGCAGTTCCTCAGGCCAACGGCACGCTGAAAGCGCTGGAAGTTCACGTTTTCGCACCAAGCCTGCGCGGCAGCGGCGAAGGCTTTAACCCGTTTGAATCTGCCGATGGCAAAATCAACACCATGACTAACGGCACCGTCGGCAAGCTGGTTAACAGCAATGGCCGCACCCTGACCGTTAAATATCAGAACGGCGAAAAAACGGTAATCGTTCCAGATAATGTTCCAGTAGTTCTGCTGGCGCCGGGCGATCGTAGCCTGCTGAAAGCGGGTGCTCACATCGTTCTGTTCCCGGTTAAAGATGCGCAGGGCGCACTGGCAGCTCGCGGTATTGCAGCCGGTAAAGATGGCGTAACCCCACCGATGTAATTTGGCTTTTGTCATTGATAACTAGTTATGATTAACAGCTTCGGTCCGCCTCCCTCACGTGTCTGCGTTTCAGGGCGGATCGAAGCTGACCTCCCTCCAAGGACACTCTGATGCGTAAAAAAAGAATCCATCCCTGGCCGGTGAGAGTTTGTCATTGGGTCAATCTGCTGGTGATGATTGGCATGGTGATGAGCGGTTGGGGTATTTATAACGCCGACCCCATTTTCAGTTTTACTTTCCCGCAAAGCGCCACGCTGGGCGGCTGGCTGGGTGGCAACATTGGTTGGCATCTGGCGGTGATGTGGGTATTGGCAGCCAATGGGCTGTTTTATGTTCTCTGGGGGCTGTTTAGCGGTCACTTTAAACAACGATTTTTTCCGTTTACTCCCTCCTCCGTATGGCATGATTTTGTCGGCGCTTTGCGCCTGCGTTTGTCGCATAAATCAAACCAATACAATGCGGTGCAAAAGCTGATGTATGTTGGCGTCCTGCTATTGGGGCTGTTGCTGGTGCTTTCTGGGCTGTCAATCTGGAAACCGGTGCAGTTCAGCGGACTCGTTTATCTGATGGGTGGCTTTACCATTGCCCGTTACGTTCATTTTTTTGCGATGAGCGGCATTATGCTGTTCGTTATTGTTCACGTTGTCATGGTGTTACTGGTGCCTAAAACCTTGCCTGCCATGATTACCGGCGGCAAAGCCGTGGCAAATAAACCAGGAGACAGCGCCGATGACTGATGAAAAAAAGCGTCCAAAAATCATCCTCGAGCCGGATCAACGCAAACAGTTGGTTAATATTCAACGCCGTCTGATGATTAAATCCGGCCTGACTCTTGGCGCAGTTTCCATGCTTACCGGCTGTAACATGCAAGACGGCGATGAAGTCGATAAAGTGTTATGGGCCATGTCGCGCTGGAATGATCGGGTTCAGGGATGGCTGTTCAGCGGGCAAAAGCTGGCACAAACTTATTCAGCAGACCAAATTACCAAACCGTTTCGCTTCAATGCTTATTATCCCGAATATAACGTTCCGGAAATCGATATTCCCAACTATCGGCTGGAAGTCTCGGGCAATGTGCAAAAGAAGGCGCCATGGACGCTGGAGCAGCTGCAGCGCTTACCGCAAAGCAGTCAGATCACTCGACTTATCTGTATTGAAGGATGGAGCGCAATTGGGCAGTGGAGCGGCGTGCCGCTGAAAACTTTTCTGGAAAACATCGGCGCCGACCTGAACTGCAAATATGTCGGTTTCAAATGTGACGACCG contains the following coding sequences:
- a CDS encoding cytochrome b/b6 domain-containing protein, with product MRKKRIHPWPVRVCHWVNLLVMIGMVMSGWGIYNADPIFSFTFPQSATLGGWLGGNIGWHLAVMWVLAANGLFYVLWGLFSGHFKQRFFPFTPSSVWHDFVGALRLRLSHKSNQYNAVQKLMYVGVLLLGLLLVLSGLSIWKPVQFSGLVYLMGGFTIARYVHFFAMSGIMLFVIVHVVMVLLVPKTLPAMITGGKAVANKPGDSADD
- a CDS encoding heavy metal response regulator transcription factor → MRILVIEDDVSTGDYLKKGLSEAGYRVDLARNGADGLFMALEEGYDAIILDVMLPGLNGWQVMEVLRKKSAVPVLFLTARDEVQDRIRGLELGADDYLVKPFSFTELMLRVRTLLRRGTVRESDTYSLADLHLDVLRRKVTRQETVIPLTNKEFMLLHLLMRREGEVLSRTMIASQVWDMNFDSDTNVVDVAVKRLRGKIDRPYDVKLIHTVRGIGYVCEVRDYE
- a CDS encoding molybdopterin-dependent oxidoreductase; its protein translation is MTDEKKRPKIILEPDQRKQLVNIQRRLMIKSGLTLGAVSMLTGCNMQDGDEVDKVLWAMSRWNDRVQGWLFSGQKLAQTYSADQITKPFRFNAYYPEYNVPEIDIPNYRLEVSGNVQKKAPWTLEQLQRLPQSSQITRLICIEGWSAIGQWSGVPLKTFLENIGADLNCKYVGFKCDDRYYSSIDMATALHPQTILALDFGGKPLPPDFGYPLRLRMPTKLGFKNAKHIGAIFVTDNYPGGYWEDQGYNWYSGI